The Oreochromis niloticus isolate F11D_XX linkage group LG4, O_niloticus_UMD_NMBU, whole genome shotgun sequence DNA segment TCCACATCCTCAGACAAAGGCACAAAACTCACCAAGGGTTCTAGCAGGCTGGCCCGGCTCGGCCTCTTGGCACAGGCCGCTCTCCTCCTAGGGCCTGTGGAAGATGGATGGCTTTGGGGCAAAGTCTTACTTCCTAAGTCTGCTCCAACAGTAACAAAGCAAAACTGAGCAGTGACGGTTGTGAaattttattgtaaatataatcTCACAATAGCAAGAAGACTCTATTGTTGCTCATGTAATCACATTGCGATTTCGGCTATACACCACTTAATGCGGTTCAGGACGGAGGAAATGTGCCCTTTATTTGCTCCCCATTTACTCCCACAGTAGTTCTTCGGCTGAGGGTGTAGCCTCCATGGAAACAGTCTTGTAGTCAGCTTGTCTTGCCGTGTGATTTAGCGTAGTTCATCTGGATGTGTCTTAATAGTTTCAGAAGCAACTTTATGGACTGGATGAGCAATTTAAATTCTTTATACAGTTCATTGAAACAATCCTTTCATCATTAAACTAAATATTATCCATAATTTTTGGTTTCGTTGAACATCTgcagtatttgttttttaaaattgatgTTCCAAGCAAAAGACAAGCGCACCCACAAAGTCTATCAGCGTACGGTGTGCTTCCAGTATGTTGTTGAGATCGACTTTTGGTTTGTTTCGTTTTACTTTATTGTGTATATTATTGTCATCCACTCACCGTGGGCGTATCACCAgatttttttcagctttccttttcttttcctcttccttttgccttcagaaagACCACCCATAGGGTTCGGAGGGGGCAGACGTCTCTGCGGAATAATAATGGAGTCGTCCTGGGAAAATTGCCCATGGAAAGgcctgtctgaaaaaaaaaaagaaagaaagaaagaaaaatttgGTCTTGTTTCCGATCCTTCTCGGAAACATTCATCAGGGCACTCCTGCTGTTTGGTGGGCAGCCCCATTTCAGCCCCAATCCACTCACTAGCTCGGCAGGCTGGGACGCTTGGTTTAGaaagatgcttttcttttttcttttttcttttttttgctgtgcccagatttgtttttaatacagATCCCCAGTAATGATAGCCTGGGACTGTATATGCCGTTTCCTGAATATCTGATGTTGTGCAGTTGCTTTGAATTGTTAACAGAAGTTATAATCAGGGAAAACGTTATTATCATTTCTTGTGGCAATTTTTTGGGATGAATTACATTAAATTTAACATTACTTTTGACTCGCCTCTGGCCAAGACCGCCTGTGCCTGCAGAAAAGCCTGAGAAATGAATCACTTTGGTCTCACACAGGGAAAACCTCAATACTGATGTCATTTCCTGGCGTGGTGCTACCATTTGACAACACTACATGACACATCATTCTGATGAAATACGATGAAAGTCGCTATCATCATGTTCTCTATTGTCCACgttatctgttttttcttttttctactgAAGTCAGAGGGTGTATTCAAGCACGTCCTATCCAGACTTTCTGggaataataaaacataaacattcaAACACCTTTCCTTTTTAAGAGAGTGACTTAGACTCACTGGGTTCACCCTGAATCAATCAAGTGAGTTTAACTCCCATAGAAGGAACAACAGAAACTATACTCAGagaatcaatcaatcaattagaAGAAGTTATCAAAAATATACTTTTTAGAAATATTAAAGCAAAAAAGGCGGGCTAATATTTTACCAGAAGTGTTAATATGATCACCTTATGTGTTCTGAATTGATCTGGATTGATTTTTTGGGGAGCTGGACTTGCAAGTGTAAACACTTCACATTTTCCCATGCACTAACACTGCCAACAACCTGAGAGTGAAACAATTTAGCAAAAATGTTTGGGTCATTTCCTATAACTAGCGAACCTGTGTTTACTAAAGttgacttttttctttgtttactgAACAGAAATGTTGGCCCCAGTTTAACTTTCAGGCAGCAGTTTTCACGAGGAGCCAATCATGTCCTTAGCACCGAGTCACGCCTGCTGGAGCAAGCTCGGGCAGCATCAAGACATTTTAAGTCaggtaacattttattttcattaagaACTCGTGCTTAACAACTcttgatggattttttttctgtgattttcTGACAATCCGTGCTTTTAATGACAAAAGGGGGACTTTTCTTTAATGTTCTTCTGTCCTTTTCTTGTGAACGCCCACATCACCGTTCTGCCCTGCTCTGAATCAGCGGTAACTGCCTTCCTTTTGCCCTGCTAAGCCCTGAGGCCCTGCTGCCCTGTTGCCTAGCTCCACGTTTGAGCCACTGGAGGTTCAGTGATGGATGTGCCTCAGGGGCTCTCTGTGGGAGGTAGGTTCAGGGCCTCACATGCCCCGCATGCTCCTCACCGTTAGAGGAGAAGTGTATTTAACCAGAGACACCAAAGTCAAACCTTAGGACAGTGTTGTGTCCTCAACACAATAAACCTTAAGTGACCGCATATCAGTTTCTGAACGCTTTACCAGAAGCCACAGAAAATCCAAAATCACATGAATGAAGTAAAGCTGGTGTTATGATGTCACAAAGCattacttttatattttttattactcTGATCATAAAACTAAATGTTAAACAGCCACTAGACATTTTTCACTCAGAATAGCAAACAGTTTAGATTATCCAATAAATAAATTAGTCTGATGGACATATTATTAGAGAATCAATGTCTCCTTTCTCCTCTTTACATAAGAGTGCAAtatatggtaaaaaaaaaaaaaagaaaagaaagaaaaacacataaaaaacttCGGGAGAAAGTCACTCAGACGATTCCAGTCTGCATTACAATGAGGTGTTGAAATGCTTGATGGATCTAGTTAATATATCTGGCTCTCTATCTATAATACAGGTTTTGTGTACCTTAGTGTGATGTGTTATAAGTAGCTACAgaacaaggtaaaaaaaaaaatgtccagtcATCACAGTCAAATGAAGTGCAGCAGTGGAtggcaggaaaaagaaaaaaaagattttagtcCAGTTGATGTGAGGAAAGAGACGTCATCTGTGAATGTGCCTCAAATTTCAACACAAAGCTATAGTACCTGATTGTGTTTACACTGTCACTGATTTATTAAGGTCAGCCGTGCTCCAACGTTACGAGGCCAGTAATGACTAAAAAATATTCagtgtttagtttgtttctttaagcCGTTGAGTATACAGGCGAGGGGGGCTGGGGGTGGACATACATCTTGGCAGTAGTCCATGGTAATAATGGACCTGTGACCTCACGGTCTGAGAAGGCAGAAGTGTCGATGCGCAGTTTTACTAAACTACCGCTGTTGGTGGACGACGAGCTGGTTCCAAGTAATGCGGAAATTAAATTATCTGTGTTGCCCCTCCCCTGTTTCTGTTCCAAGGTAATTCAGACTCATCCAGTGGCATTGCCAATCTGCTGATCTCATGTCAGCAAAGCACCTTTTTGTAACTGGTTTGATGGGGATGTCTCTCCTCACATCAACTGAactaaatcattttttaaaaatgccaccaaTTGTTGTTCTCCATCTCCAGTGATGACTAGATGCCTTTTTCCGTAACTACTTATTACACACCGTATTAAGGTACCCGTACTGCCAGAGAGCCCCTGAAACTCTCAGATGTGCTGATGATAAATGCTGACAGATGGAAACCACAAGCAGTGCTGTACAAAACACAGGACGAGACAAGACGGCCACATATTtctctgttttgcttttattgcaaacaaatataatacaAAAGATAAGCTTTTAAGAAAATGCCATGTTTACCTAGGGAAACTGCATTAAGAAGATGACAAAATGGGAACTAATGAGACAGAATATAAAATGGGGAACACAATGTTTttgataaacaaacaaacaaaccatgtTGATTCCAGCAAATTCTTTACAAAACGGCTGCttttatattcatttagacATTTGTTAGAAATAGAGAGACAAAAGGAAAGActtccagtttttctttttacttactCGTGTAATTATAAGTATTCTGTACATAACTAGATCATGAATAAAAGAAACTTTTATGAGGAAAACATTTACAAatgataaataaacaaatttgTACCACATATGACAGCAACCTATTTCTCCTCAGCTAGCTGCTGCTGAATTAAAACGACAATTGCAAATAgttattttcaaataaaattaatGCTAAAGAATAAATTAAGACAAGggttaggaaaaaaaaaaaagttgaggcAGAAGGCTTGATAGAAACACACCGGACTCAGACTTGATGGTTGCTGAGAATAatggggtcaaaggtcacttcTTGTATCTCATCAAGCAGGAAGTCAGAACTATGCTGTAGTTTTCACACTGCAATTCAAAGTGGACGAAGCCTCACTACCGTAGCTCTTGAGGCACCAATGGTTTCaaggcaaaacaacaaaacaaaacaaagcaagcaTTGCTGTTACATCTAGCAACACAGTAAGGCCCTTAGGAGAGTTACATGGCACCTGCTATAGCGTTTCCAACACAATAAATTTGAGCTAAAGCAAACAAGAAGTAGAATATTTGACTAATTCACTGATGACACGGTCATATCATGGCCAAAAATTCTAATCTATTTCAAACGTGCGTCGCTCAATCCTTGCATCTCATTGGAATTACATTAAAATATGTACAGTACAAAAGTTCAAAGCAGAATATAGGCTATTATGAGACGGCAGTGTCAGTAAACGGTTTCTTACTTCCTGTACAAAAATACATTAGTCAGAAGTAAGGCCACTGAAGGGTGTTTTTACCCGGCATTCCTGCTCTGTTACGTGTGTTAAACCTTCAAATCGTGACGACGAGGGTGCTGATGACACTGAATATGATAGTAATGACAAGAGCAGAACACATACACAGTACATACTAATATATTTATAGCCAGTatgtcctcacagaggatttaactttttttaaaacattatatCTAAAAAAATATAATCACAATTCAAACCAATACAAAAGGCACTGTTGTGAGCCAATCCAAAGATATATTTTTTCagaaccttaaaaaaaaaagttcttgtcatgtttttctgttggcAATGAAAGGTGTGTGACGTAACGGTGCAAAGGCCACCGAGCAGAAAGAAGTCTGGGATATATGTGTTATATAGTCAGTGCTCAGACTGCCTCCTCAGGGCCTGGAAAGTTGTGTGTAAATGGGCTGCTCCCAGTGCTGCGGACTGTGGGTCTGCGGCACAGAGGGCACCCCGGTGGTGTCAGCAATTGGGGTGTACATCGGCCTCTGGTTGGGGCTCATGTAGCTAAAGGTGGAGTACAAGCTTGAGCCTTGGCCACCTGCATGACTGTAGTAGGAGTTGGCACCACTTTGGTGGTCTGAATAGTCATATTGTGATCTGGTGATGGAGGGGTAAGAATTGGTGCTGTAGTGCTGGAGGTTGAAAGACCCATAGGTGACATGCTGTGGGGAGCCCTGCTGCTCGCTGTAGTGGCTGGGGCTCAGCTGCTCCGTCTTAATCTGGGTGGTTCTCTGTTGACCCTGCTGGCTTTGCTCTCCTCCTCCACCCAGAGTGGTCAGAGagagctgctgttgctgctgctgctgctgctgctgctgcttggaCATCCAGGCGTGGGCTCCAACACTGGCTGGCTGGCCGACAGAGGAGCTGTTGATAGGGTAGCCGCTGCTGTAGCCAGCCTGCGCTGCGCCATTCACCCCAGCATGGCTGTGTGGTGGCAGGTACTGATCAAACTCATCAACATCGAAGCTTCCTATATTGGAGATGACATCAGTGCTCAGCTCACCAATGTCCACAGCTCCAAAATCAATGTTGAGCTGGCGGCTAGTGCCCTCCTGCATGGGCCGCCCCTCACGTTTCAGATCAGCTTTGCTGGAGGGAAGGTCTGTCTTTGGGGTGGTTGGGGGTGTTGGTGGACCCTGTGACTGACCTAGTGAGACAAAGGCAAAGTTAGacatttatttaacataacatttaaaaaaaaaaatttgcatttaagAACATGTTTCCCACATGAGATATAAAAGCTTAACTGTAGATACCTCCAGGAGAGGTTTATTGTAACTACTGACAGGTGTATTTGCATGATGGCTTGTAAAACCTAATAATCATTAACTACTAATCATTAACAGTTCTCCAGTTAAGGCCCTGAGGGCTTCtaaaaattatctttttaagTCAAACTGAAACTTTTGAAAGAAAcataaacattacagaaaatatatttgctttttatttcttcttcccTCACCTGAATGCTCTCCCGGAGAGTGCACCTCGCCCATACTTGAAGCCGGAGAGTCGGCCTGCTGCAGCGCCTTGAAAATGGCATTTGGAGAGATATGAGTTTGGTCGTTGTCCTCCGGTTCGCTTTGCCCGTTCTTGACAGACTTTCTCCGCCTTGGCTGATATTTGTAATCGGGGTGATCCTTCTTATGTTGCACTCGCAAACGCTCAGCCTCCTCCACAAATGGGCGCTTCTCTACCTCATTGAGCAATCTGAAAATAACACGGAATTGTACAAACTTGTTAAACTGCGCTTTGTAAACAGTTGCAGAAGCTAAGCACACTGATTCAATCTGTGCACTTGGTAATTAGCATTGAtcattacaaaaaagaaaaaagttagcatCGTAATTCTTTAGAAGTCATTGTATGCATAACAATAAACTTAAAATACTCATAAAATCAAAAGCATAGGTGAGTAAAAGCATTCAAGCCAAAATACTGCGAAGCTAAACTTGAAAGAGCAGGAATCTGCACGTTAATAAATACTGCGCCGCGCACAGCGGCGCGTAAAAGCGCATTGTAAAAGTGAACGATAAACTAAAGCGAGCCTACCTCCAAAGTTTGCCCAGGGTTTTGCTGAGTTCTGCGTTGTGCAGGTGTGGGTATTGATCGGCCAGCTTTCTCCGTGCAGCTTGAGCCCACACCATGAACGCGTTCATGGGTCTTTTGACGTGGGGTTTGCTTTTACTCGAGCCGTTGACGCGCACCGGCATAGGCACGAGCGTCCAGTCGTAACCCTTCAACACCTGAGACACCGCGTCTCTGATACACACGGGAAACTTTTCCTCTTCGGTTTCCTTCTTATAGTCTTGACCCATGAGGAGGTGGTTGTCGGACGGACGAGTGTTTTCAGTGTCCGAACCCGACCCGGACGGACAAGGCGAGCCCGCGGAGTCCTCAGACATGCTTGGGCTGGGAGCGTCAGAGTGACACTTCTCCTGTTCTTCTGTCATCTTCAGGTAAGGGTCGAGGAGATTCATGCGAAAAAATTAAAGAACAGCTTCTCGCagttgaataataataataaaaaaaaaaataggaggaAA contains these protein-coding regions:
- the LOC100699759 gene encoding transcription factor Sox-9, giving the protein MNLLDPYLKMTEEQEKCHSDAPSPSMSEDSAGSPCPSGSGSDTENTRPSDNHLLMGQDYKKETEEEKFPVCIRDAVSQVLKGYDWTLVPMPVRVNGSSKSKPHVKRPMNAFMVWAQAARRKLADQYPHLHNAELSKTLGKLWRLLNEVEKRPFVEEAERLRVQHKKDHPDYKYQPRRRKSVKNGQSEPEDNDQTHISPNAIFKALQQADSPASSMGEVHSPGEHSGQSQGPPTPPTTPKTDLPSSKADLKREGRPMQEGTSRQLNIDFGAVDIGELSTDVISNIGSFDVDEFDQYLPPHSHAGVNGAAQAGYSSGYPINSSSVGQPASVGAHAWMSKQQQQQQQQQQQLSLTTLGGGGEQSQQGQQRTTQIKTEQLSPSHYSEQQGSPQHVTYGSFNLQHYSTNSYPSITRSQYDYSDHQSGANSYYSHAGGQGSSLYSTFSYMSPNQRPMYTPIADTTGVPSVPQTHSPQHWEQPIYTQLSRP